GGATACTGGCTTGCGTTCAGGCTTGGGAAATTAGACGAAGCGATTAAATTTATGGCAGAGGGAATAAAAAACAATCCGGACAGCTATCAAATAGCTGAGGAAATGGGCATAGTCTATTTTTCGAAATTAAAGGATTATAAAAAAGCTCAATACTATTTTGAGAGGGCTCTCAAATCACAGGCTAAAATGGATGAATATGATAAAGCAGGTATACTCAGATTTCTTGCTTTCTCACATAAATTTCAAGGACATACACAAAAGGCAATAGATTGTTACAAACAAGTCCTCAGATTATTTCCAGAAAATAAGAAAGCTAAGAATTTTATAGATAAATGGGAACGGGGAAAAGAATAGTATATCCGGCGCAAGGCGGAGAGGGAGGGATTCGAACCCCCGGTCCCGAAAAATCAGGACAACAGATTTCGAGTCTGCCGCTTTCAACCGGACTCAGCCACCTCTCCTCTTGAATTATGACACAACTTTATTAAAAATAGCCATTAAAAAATTTCTTATTTGGGATTTCTTGACTTAACTCTATACCTCATGTTAAGATTTGGCACATGCAAAAGACTATTCTTTTCATTTGTACAGGGAACAGCTGCCGTAGTATTATGGCTGAGGGACTACTTAAAAAGATGCTTTCTGAAAAAGGAGTTGAAGAATACAGTAAGTATAAAATTATCTCTGCTGGAACTCATACAGTTGAAGGATTCCCTCCAGTTCACCTGACACAGAAGATTATGACTGAGCGAGGTATAGATGTATCTTCATACAGGTCAAATAGACTAACTGAGGAAACAGTAAATAAAGCTGACCTTGTTCTGGTAATGACTCAGAAACATAAAGACGAGGTATTTCATACCTATTCAGAAAAGACAGGGAAGATATTTCTGCTTAAAGAATTTGCAGAAATAGAGGATAAGAATCCAGATATAGCAGATCCTATCGGATTATCCTACGATGCATATAAGTACTGTATGGAGGAAATAGAGAAATGTTTAATAAAGGTTATAAAAAAGATTGAATAACAAGGATAAGGTCGCAATAGCTGCTGATCACGGTGGATGGCACTTAAAAGAAATTCTCAAGCCCTTTTTGAAAGGTTTGGGTTATAAGTATGCTGATTTTGGCGCATCATCTGAGGAAGCCGTTGACTATCCGGATTTTGCGTTAGTGCTGGCTGAAGCTGTGAGAGCGGGTAAATATAAAAAAGGAATATTGCTATGCGGAACTGGGCTGGGTATGTCTATGTCAGCTAATAAGATTCCGGGAATCAGGGCAGCTCTATGTAATGATACATTTACTGCAAGGATGAGCAGGGAGCATAATGACGCAAACATTTTAACAATTGGGGGACGAGTGGTTAAAGAAAATTTAGCAAAAGAAATAGTTAAAGTATGGCTCCAGACAAAATTCAGTAATGCGCCTCGTCATAAGCAAAGAATAAAAAAAATTGAAAAAATTGAAAGTAAATACATGAGGACTTCAAAAAAGGTAATATGAGT
This portion of the bacterium genome encodes:
- a CDS encoding low molecular weight protein arginine phosphatase → MAEGLLKKMLSEKGVEEYSKYKIISAGTHTVEGFPPVHLTQKIMTERGIDVSSYRSNRLTEETVNKADLVLVMTQKHKDEVFHTYSEKTGKIFLLKEFAEIEDKNPDIADPIGLSYDAYKYCMEEIEKCLIKVIKKIE
- the rpiB gene encoding ribose 5-phosphate isomerase B encodes the protein MNNKDKVAIAADHGGWHLKEILKPFLKGLGYKYADFGASSEEAVDYPDFALVLAEAVRAGKYKKGILLCGTGLGMSMSANKIPGIRAALCNDTFTARMSREHNDANILTIGGRVVKENLAKEIVKVWLQTKFSNAPRHKQRIKKIEKIESKYMRTSKKVI